From the Natrarchaeobaculum aegyptiacum genome, one window contains:
- a CDS encoding zinc-dependent alcohol dehydrogenase family protein: protein MRAAVLEEHGEPLVVKDVDYPEPAPDQVIVETEACGVCRSDWHAWQGDWSWVGAAVPEGQILGHEPAGVVAEVGEDVETLSEGDRVAVPFHLGDGTCPHCREGRANNCETVVPLGLSGVAPGAFAEAFPVRQADYNCVKLPEDVGFTEMAGLGCRFMTAYHALADRADLRPGDWVAVHGCGGVGLSAIHIASALGAHPIAVDVRDDKLERAEELGARATVNSTEVENTAQEVKAIAGGGADVSIDALGIAETCRNSVSSLGTRGTHVQVGLTTGEEQGQIDLPVDVMTMQELDFHGSFGMPLVRYEELFNLIAQGTLEPSEVLGEELSLEEAPETLASMDSYETIGIPVITEF, encoded by the coding sequence ATGCGAGCAGCTGTACTCGAGGAACACGGGGAACCACTCGTCGTAAAAGACGTCGACTATCCGGAACCGGCCCCGGATCAGGTGATCGTCGAGACAGAAGCCTGCGGCGTCTGCCGGAGCGACTGGCACGCCTGGCAGGGCGACTGGAGCTGGGTCGGGGCGGCAGTTCCGGAAGGGCAAATCCTCGGACACGAGCCTGCGGGCGTGGTCGCCGAGGTTGGCGAGGACGTCGAGACGCTCTCGGAAGGTGACCGGGTCGCGGTGCCGTTCCACCTCGGCGACGGAACCTGTCCACACTGCCGTGAGGGTCGTGCGAACAACTGTGAGACGGTCGTCCCGCTCGGTCTTTCCGGCGTCGCACCGGGGGCGTTCGCCGAAGCGTTCCCGGTCCGCCAGGCGGACTACAACTGCGTAAAACTCCCCGAAGACGTCGGGTTCACCGAGATGGCTGGTCTCGGCTGCCGGTTCATGACCGCCTATCACGCACTGGCCGATAGAGCCGACCTCCGGCCGGGCGACTGGGTCGCCGTCCACGGCTGTGGCGGTGTCGGCCTCTCGGCGATCCACATCGCCAGCGCCCTCGGTGCCCACCCCATCGCCGTCGACGTCCGCGACGACAAACTCGAGCGCGCCGAAGAACTCGGGGCTCGTGCGACGGTCAACTCGACCGAGGTCGAGAACACGGCCCAGGAGGTCAAGGCCATCGCTGGCGGCGGCGCCGACGTCTCCATCGACGCGCTGGGAATCGCCGAGACCTGCCGGAACTCCGTCTCCAGTCTGGGAACCCGCGGAACGCACGTCCAGGTCGGGCTGACGACCGGCGAGGAACAGGGTCAGATCGACCTGCCCGTCGACGTCATGACGATGCAGGAACTGGACTTCCACGGCTCCTTCGGGATGCCGCTCGTGCGCTACGAGGAGCTGTTCAACCTGATCGCACAGGGGACCCTCGAACCGAGCGAGGTCCTCGGCGAGGAACTCTCGCTCGAGGAAGCACCGGAGACGCTGGCCTCGATGGACAGTTACGAGACGATCGGTATTCCGGTCATCACCGAATTCTAG
- the dnaK gene encoding molecular chaperone DnaK — protein MASNKILGIDLGTTNSAFAVMEGGDPEIIVNAEGDRTTPSVVAFTDDDERLVGKPAKNQAIQNPERTIASIKRHIGEDGYTVEVDDEEYTPEEISAMTLQKIKRDAEDYLGEEVERAVITVPAYFSDRQRQATKDAGEIAGFTVERIINEPTAASMAYGLDDDADQTVLVYDLGGGTFDVSILDLGGGVYEVVATNGDNDLGGDDWDHAIIDWLADEFEAEHGIDLREDRQALQRLKDAAEEAKIELSSRKETEINLPFITATDDGPIHLEESLTRAKFESLTSDLIDRTVEPTEQALEDAGYSKDDIDEVLLVGGSTRMPQVAQKVEELTGQEPQKNVNPDEAVALGAAIQGGVLSGEVDDIVLLDVTPLSLGIEVKGGLFERLIEKNTTIPTEEGKIFTTAVDNQTSVQVRVFQGEREIAEENELLGEFHLTGIPPAPAGTPQIEVTFSIDENGIVNVSAEDKGTGESEEITIEGGAGLSDAEIEQMQQEAEEHAEEDQKRRERIEARNTAEATIQRAETLLEENDEEVDEDLRDSIEAAIDDLEATIDDGDADAEDIEAATQELSTELQEIGKQMYQQAAGAEAGAGAGAGGAGAGMGGMGDMGAGAGPNPGPQGAAGDDEEFVDADFEEVDDEDED, from the coding sequence ATGGCGAGTAACAAGATTCTCGGTATCGACCTGGGAACGACGAACAGTGCGTTCGCAGTGATGGAAGGCGGTGATCCGGAGATCATCGTGAACGCCGAGGGCGACCGGACGACGCCTTCGGTCGTCGCGTTCACCGACGACGACGAACGGCTGGTCGGAAAACCGGCGAAGAATCAGGCGATCCAGAATCCCGAGCGGACGATCGCCTCGATCAAGCGCCACATCGGCGAGGACGGGTACACGGTCGAGGTAGACGACGAGGAGTACACGCCCGAGGAAATCTCGGCGATGACCCTCCAGAAGATCAAACGCGACGCCGAAGACTACCTCGGCGAAGAGGTAGAGCGCGCGGTCATTACGGTGCCTGCATACTTCTCGGACCGACAGCGCCAGGCGACCAAAGATGCCGGTGAGATCGCCGGCTTCACCGTCGAGCGCATCATCAACGAACCGACGGCCGCGTCGATGGCTTACGGCCTCGACGACGACGCAGATCAGACGGTGCTCGTCTACGACCTCGGCGGCGGAACGTTCGACGTCTCTATCCTCGACCTCGGCGGCGGCGTCTACGAGGTCGTCGCGACCAACGGTGACAACGACCTCGGTGGTGACGACTGGGACCACGCGATCATCGACTGGCTCGCCGACGAGTTCGAGGCCGAACACGGCATCGACCTCCGCGAAGACCGACAGGCCCTCCAGCGACTCAAAGACGCTGCCGAGGAAGCCAAGATCGAACTCTCCTCGCGCAAGGAGACCGAGATCAACCTCCCGTTCATCACCGCGACCGACGATGGCCCGATCCACCTCGAAGAGTCGCTTACCCGCGCGAAGTTCGAGTCCCTGACCAGCGATCTCATCGACCGCACCGTCGAGCCGACCGAGCAGGCGCTCGAGGACGCCGGCTACTCCAAAGACGACATCGACGAGGTGCTGCTGGTCGGTGGCTCGACCCGGATGCCACAGGTCGCGCAGAAGGTCGAGGAACTGACAGGGCAGGAACCCCAGAAGAACGTCAACCCGGACGAGGCCGTCGCACTCGGCGCGGCGATTCAGGGTGGCGTGCTCTCCGGCGAGGTCGACGACATCGTCCTGCTCGACGTCACGCCGCTCAGCCTCGGTATCGAGGTCAAAGGCGGTCTCTTCGAGCGACTGATCGAGAAGAACACGACGATTCCGACCGAGGAAGGGAAGATCTTCACGACCGCGGTTGACAACCAGACCTCCGTGCAGGTACGCGTCTTCCAGGGTGAACGCGAGATCGCAGAGGAAAACGAGTTGCTTGGGGAGTTCCACCTGACCGGCATTCCGCCAGCGCCCGCCGGCACCCCACAGATCGAGGTTACCTTCTCGATCGACGAGAACGGCATCGTCAACGTCAGCGCGGAGGACAAGGGCACCGGCGAGTCCGAAGAGATCACCATCGAGGGCGGCGCCGGCCTCTCCGACGCCGAGATCGAGCAGATGCAACAGGAAGCAGAAGAACACGCCGAGGAAGACCAGAAGCGCCGCGAACGCATCGAAGCCCGGAACACGGCCGAGGCGACGATTCAGCGCGCCGAGACGCTCCTCGAGGAGAACGACGAGGAGGTCGACGAGGACCTCCGTGACTCGATCGAGGCCGCGATCGACGACCTCGAGGCGACGATCGACGACGGCGACGCCGACGCCGAGGACATCGAGGCTGCGACGCAGGAACTGAGCACCGAACTGCAGGAGATCGGCAAGCAGATGTACCAGCAGGCCGCTGGCGCCGAGGCTGGCGCTGGCGCCGGTGCTGGTGGGGCTGGTGCTGGCATGGGCGGCATGGGTGACATGGGCGCCGGTGCTGGCCCGAACCCCGGCCCACAGGGCGCCGCAGGCGACGACGAGGAGTTCGTCGACGCGGACTTCGAAGAGGTCGACGACGAAGACGAAGACTGA